CCGGCCGTAGCCTTTGACCTCGCGCACGCTCACCGCCTCCAACGGCGCCCGCTTCAGGCCGTCGAGCACTTTCTCGGCCAAAAACGGTTTGACAATGGCGACGATTTGTTTCACGGGATTTGCTTCCGAGAGCGGTCTGGGGTCAGCTAAAAAAGCCTTCGCCCGTCAGGTTCAGCGGCGGGCGGGTGACCACGTCCATGTCGCCCATCACCTTGGTGCAGCAGGCCAGCCGCATTTTGTCTTCGTTGCCGATGTAGGCGAACAGGGCCGGCGGATTGAACTTGAACTGGATTTTTTCCCAGGTGCCCATGGGGCTGGCATGTTCCATGCCCTTGGCGATCAGCACGCGGCAGGTACCGCAATGGCCCAGACCGTGGCAGTTGACGATTTCGTTGACCGCGGCCCCATAGCCGTTGATGCCGTTGTAGAGCTTGACGCCCGCCTTGAGCGCCTC
Above is a genomic segment from Pirellulales bacterium containing:
- a CDS encoding ferredoxin, whose translation is MPIVNFVNEKKQVEVPEGANLRKEALKAGVKLYNGINGYGAAVNEIVNCHGLGHCGTCRVLIAKGMEHASPMGTWEKIQFKFNPPALFAYIGNEDKMRLACCTKVMGDMDVVTRPPLNLTGEGFFS